One window of the Candidatus Jettenia sp. genome contains the following:
- a CDS encoding YkgJ family cysteine cluster protein → MDKEKLFAIYDEIYATNFGFMPCIEKCDGRCEQKPLSVLLPYEDEFIFKRSGKHICNERLTLPGGTLEIIGSTCNFTDGVQCFIHEHRPIACRLYPFYPNLTPEGTLELLIDETCPLTDSLIKDEMYISHIKSALDKLIPLIDKNYWEMLGHIPPDLWDKTCKEKYICTLPKGVKKS, encoded by the coding sequence ATGGACAAGGAAAAATTATTTGCGATTTATGATGAAATTTATGCAACAAATTTTGGCTTCATGCCGTGTATAGAAAAGTGTGACGGACGGTGTGAACAAAAACCGTTATCCGTACTATTGCCTTATGAGGACGAATTTATTTTTAAACGGAGTGGTAAACATATATGCAACGAAAGGCTTACATTACCAGGAGGAACTCTCGAAATTATCGGAAGTACCTGTAATTTTACCGATGGTGTGCAGTGCTTCATCCACGAACATCGCCCTATTGCCTGCCGGCTGTATCCGTTCTATCCTAATTTAACACCTGAAGGCACATTGGAACTACTCATCGATGAGACTTGTCCACTTACCGATTCATTAATTAAAGATGAGATGTATATATCTCATATCAAATCGGCATTAGATAAGCTTATACCACTCATTGATAAGAATTATTGGGAAATGCTGGGACATATACCGCCAGATCTCTGGGATAAGACCTGTAAGGAAAAGTACATATGTACATTACCAAAAGGAGTAAAAAAAAGCTAA
- a CDS encoding amidohydrolase family protein — protein MILVKAKYLITDPETCIEHGVVAVKDTRIHHVSTFDKVKNVAEIERIIDLGNAVILPGLINVHTHLDLTNLHHRIKPTNNFTHWIFQLIGARIRWKDEDYNSSIEKGIRFCIESGTTTVADITNTGHSFSVLKKSPLRKVVYKEVIDLNPDRVRDVVKKIQSELSSIITDDLFNIGLSPHAPYSASKELYQTIVQLAHDMHIPVCTHIAETRDEIEFLLKGTGNFPILLRQLRALPDNWHPPGLTPIHYLRETGILDMNPILIHGNYITDEEISVIKSSGASIAFCPRSHHFFGHTDYPIQKLLHAEINVGLGTDSLASNDTLSILDEMKFLSHHYSMLPKTLLAMATIHGARALGLESRTGQIKEGFEADLCAIKLPDFHTGNMYNQLFDVSSKNIFTMVAGVICYNALHDYNTSSHFLV, from the coding sequence ATGATACTTGTCAAAGCTAAATACCTTATTACAGATCCAGAGACTTGTATTGAACATGGTGTTGTAGCTGTAAAAGATACAAGGATACACCACGTTAGTACATTCGATAAGGTTAAGAACGTTGCTGAAATTGAGAGGATTATTGATTTAGGAAATGCTGTTATCCTGCCTGGTCTGATAAATGTGCATACCCATCTTGACTTAACGAATTTACACCATCGTATTAAACCCACCAATAATTTTACCCATTGGATCTTTCAACTGATAGGGGCAAGGATACGGTGGAAAGATGAAGACTATAATTCTTCTATAGAAAAAGGAATTAGATTCTGTATTGAGTCAGGTACAACAACGGTTGCGGATATCACGAACACGGGACATTCTTTCTCGGTATTAAAAAAGAGCCCTTTACGCAAGGTCGTTTATAAGGAAGTTATTGACCTGAATCCTGACCGTGTAAGGGACGTTGTGAAAAAAATTCAATCGGAATTATCTTCGATTATAACAGATGATTTATTCAATATAGGACTATCTCCCCACGCACCTTATTCGGCTTCAAAGGAGTTGTATCAGACGATAGTTCAACTTGCTCATGATATGCATATTCCTGTTTGTACTCACATAGCAGAGACGCGGGACGAAATTGAGTTTCTGCTAAAAGGCACCGGTAACTTTCCCATTTTATTGCGACAGCTACGGGCACTGCCAGATAATTGGCATCCGCCAGGTCTTACTCCTATTCATTATCTCAGGGAAACCGGAATTCTGGATATGAATCCCATTCTTATTCACGGTAATTATATTACCGATGAGGAAATTTCTGTGATTAAGTCCTCTGGTGCAAGTATTGCTTTCTGTCCCAGGAGTCATCATTTCTTTGGTCATACAGACTATCCTATACAAAAATTATTACATGCGGAGATCAATGTTGGGCTGGGCACTGATAGTCTGGCCAGTAATGATACTTTAAGCATTCTGGATGAGATGAAATTCCTCTCTCATCATTACTCCATGTTACCAAAAACATTACTTGCTATGGCTACGATACATGGTGCAAGGGCCTTAGGCTTGGAGTCGAGAACAGGACAAATCAAGGAGGGTTTTGAGGCAGACCTCTGTGCTATCAAGTTACCCGATTTTCATACTGGAAATATGTATAACCAACTCTTTGATGTTTCCTCAAAGAATATATTCACCATGGTTGCTGGTGTTATTTGCTATAATGCACTTCATGATTACAACACGAGTTCTCATTTTCTGGTGTAA
- a CDS encoding tyrosine-type recombinase/integrase, with translation MAVRYRKYFQQCKAIPCNGRPGKSYCPGDRPKRSNGEYKTCGVWCIEFFDDNKEWQSLTFKDIRNKTDAEKRLTLFISDRERGQLNLPKKKAIPTLVEYSKTYLELHKTAKENTLVSKRTSVNAIIRHIGELRLDKITPFIIEKYRIDRKKIDGVKESSINLDVIILTHIFNTAIKAGLIDKNPCKEVKRFKITQQRDRILSESEVGLVFDRLTGKDRLMVLSSLFTGMRLGEVLRLRWQDIDFAKSLITFVQSKTGKLVAIPLSSFLVGEFQSYKESQCNSTIFEDRTITRAIVTNYSQHFSALFKDIGINNFSFHSLRHCFASISSDTGSDIVTTKELLGHSDVSMTMRYSHKQLDTKRNAIERMTDHILDMSKEKILPLVAQNGTA, from the coding sequence GTGGCGGTAAGGTATCGGAAATATTTCCAGCAATGTAAGGCTATCCCATGCAATGGTAGGCCAGGCAAGAGCTATTGTCCAGGTGATCGGCCAAAGAGGTCTAACGGTGAATACAAGACCTGTGGCGTATGGTGTATTGAGTTCTTTGACGATAACAAGGAATGGCAGTCTCTTACCTTCAAGGATATACGGAATAAGACGGATGCAGAAAAGCGGCTTACTTTATTCATTTCAGACCGTGAGAGAGGACAACTAAACTTGCCTAAGAAGAAAGCCATTCCTACCTTAGTAGAATACTCTAAGACCTATCTGGAGTTACACAAGACGGCTAAAGAAAACACATTGGTATCAAAACGAACGTCAGTAAATGCTATTATTCGGCATATCGGAGAACTTAGGCTTGATAAGATAACACCCTTTATCATTGAAAAGTATAGGATTGACCGTAAAAAGATAGATGGTGTTAAAGAATCTAGCATCAATCTGGACGTTATTATCCTTACGCATATCTTTAATACAGCTATCAAGGCAGGGCTTATAGATAAGAATCCATGCAAAGAGGTAAAGAGATTTAAGATCACACAGCAAAGAGATAGGATATTGTCGGAGTCAGAAGTTGGCTTGGTCTTTGATAGGCTAACAGGTAAAGATCGCCTAATGGTGTTGTCCAGTTTATTTACTGGCATGCGTCTAGGTGAGGTCTTACGTCTCAGGTGGCAGGATATTGATTTTGCTAAAAGCTTAATTACCTTCGTCCAGAGTAAGACAGGCAAGCTTGTGGCAATTCCACTATCAAGCTTTCTGGTAGGGGAATTCCAGAGTTATAAAGAAAGCCAATGTAATAGTACCATCTTTGAGGATAGAACTATAACAAGGGCAATCGTAACGAACTATAGCCAGCATTTCAGCGCACTATTTAAAGATATCGGAATCAATAACTTCTCATTCCATAGCCTGAGACATTGCTTTGCCTCAATATCCAGCGATACAGGATCAGACATTGTTACCACCAAAGAGTTATTAGGTCATTCAGATGTTAGTATGACCATGAGATATAGCCATAAGCAATTGGATACAAAAAGGAATGCGATTGAACGAATGACAGATCATATCTTAGACATGAGTAAAGAGAAGATATTACCCTTAGTTGCTCAAAACGGTACTGCGTAA